One window from the genome of Streptomyces sp. NBC_00708 encodes:
- a CDS encoding cytochrome P450, protein MNCPHAAQAAAQHGATVVIDPMVQDLDGETARLRDAGPLARIELLGVPAWTLTRHADARRLLVDPRLVKDIDAWGLWQSGEVTHAWPLIGMIDAGRSMFTVDGAEHRRLRTKTSQALTPRRLEAIRPDIEKFTAELLDALEEGGRDGAVVDLKSVFAQPLPMRVVGMLMGVDPAENAMLTRQYKKFFSMLTPQDERLALLADLDVFYTGLVREKTARPTDDLTSALILAEEGGEPLTEEEVVGNLKAMVAAGHETTIGLILNAVRALLAHPEQLRTVLDGEVSWDTVIEETLRWDTPTTHLLMRFATEDIQVGDGVIAKGEGVVISYRVIGRDPEQHGPDADAFDITRATPIRHMTFGHGPHICPGAALSRVEAGIALPALFARFPGLRLAVPDTELRNLPVMTQNDMESFPVLLGG, encoded by the coding sequence GTGAACTGCCCCCACGCCGCGCAGGCGGCGGCCCAGCACGGCGCGACCGTCGTCATCGACCCCATGGTCCAGGACCTGGACGGCGAGACGGCCCGGCTGCGCGACGCCGGGCCGCTGGCCCGGATCGAGCTCCTCGGCGTGCCGGCGTGGACCCTCACCCGGCACGCGGACGCCCGGCGCCTCCTGGTCGACCCGCGGCTGGTGAAGGACATCGACGCCTGGGGGCTGTGGCAGAGCGGTGAGGTGACGCACGCCTGGCCGCTCATCGGCATGATCGACGCCGGGCGGTCCATGTTCACGGTGGACGGCGCGGAACACCGCCGGCTGCGGACCAAGACCTCGCAGGCGCTCACGCCCCGCCGTCTGGAGGCGATACGCCCCGACATCGAGAAGTTCACCGCGGAGCTGCTGGACGCGCTGGAGGAGGGCGGCCGGGACGGGGCCGTCGTCGACCTCAAGTCGGTGTTCGCCCAGCCGCTGCCCATGCGGGTCGTCGGCATGCTGATGGGCGTGGACCCGGCGGAGAACGCCATGCTCACCCGTCAGTACAAGAAGTTCTTCTCCATGCTCACCCCGCAGGACGAGCGCCTCGCCCTCCTCGCCGACCTGGACGTCTTCTACACCGGACTCGTACGGGAGAAGACCGCGCGGCCCACCGACGACCTGACCTCCGCGCTGATCCTGGCCGAGGAGGGCGGCGAGCCGCTGACCGAGGAGGAGGTCGTCGGCAACCTCAAGGCCATGGTGGCCGCCGGGCACGAGACCACGATCGGGCTCATCCTCAACGCCGTACGCGCCCTGCTGGCCCACCCCGAGCAGCTGCGGACGGTCCTGGACGGCGAGGTCTCCTGGGACACCGTGATCGAGGAGACCCTGCGCTGGGACACCCCGACCACCCATCTGCTCATGCGGTTCGCCACCGAGGACATCCAGGTGGGCGACGGCGTCATCGCCAAGGGCGAGGGCGTGGTGATCTCGTACCGGGTGATCGGACGCGACCCCGAGCAGCACGGCCCCGACGCCGACGCCTTCGACATCACGCGCGCCACCCCGATCCGGCACATGACCTTCGGGCACGGCCCGCACATCTGCCCCGGCGCCGCGCTCTCCCGGGTCGAGGCGGGCATCGCCCTGCCGGCGCTCTTCGCGCGCTTCCCGGGGCTGCGGCTCGCCGTTCCCGACACGGAGCTGCGCAACCTCCCGGTCATGACGCAGAACGACATGGAGTCCTTCCCGGTGCTGCTCGGCGGCTGA
- a CDS encoding cytochrome P450: MTRPSPAESAPATAAAPPGCPAHSGAVPLWGPGFQAEPQSVYRAMRRDHGPVVPVELPGGFPAWLVIGYRELHRVTSDGALFPRDVGLWNQWPHIPDDWPLLPMVGRPLPSIYFSAGEEHQRHVRMVGPALEGADPFRIRGHCEELADRLIDDLCARGTADLVADFCEPLPVLVLARLIGFPDEEGAAIARVLKDLADGGPEAQSAHLRFGEHMARLLAAKRAEPGDDVTTRMLDFPEEFTDEEYTLDLMAVTAAGYLPTADWISNSVRLMLTEDEFADSMAGGRRSIGEAMNEVLWEDTPTQILAGRWAARDTELGGRRIRAGDMLLLGLGAANTDPLIRQGMSGGGLAQGGNGAHLAFSHGEYRCPFPAQEIAEIIARTGIEVLLDRLPDLRLDVPAEDLVRRPSAFLRGTTALPVRFTPVRTTGDLS, translated from the coding sequence ATGACGCGCCCTTCCCCGGCAGAGTCCGCGCCGGCCACCGCGGCCGCCCCTCCCGGCTGCCCGGCACACTCCGGCGCGGTGCCGCTCTGGGGCCCCGGCTTCCAGGCCGAACCGCAGAGCGTGTACCGCGCCATGCGGCGCGATCACGGGCCGGTCGTGCCCGTCGAGCTGCCGGGCGGCTTCCCCGCCTGGCTGGTCATCGGATACCGCGAACTCCACCGGGTCACCAGTGACGGCGCGCTGTTCCCGCGCGACGTGGGCCTCTGGAACCAGTGGCCGCACATCCCCGACGACTGGCCCCTGCTGCCGATGGTCGGGCGCCCCCTGCCGTCCATCTACTTCAGCGCGGGGGAGGAGCACCAGCGGCACGTCCGCATGGTCGGCCCCGCGCTCGAAGGGGCCGACCCGTTCCGGATCCGCGGCCACTGCGAGGAGCTGGCCGACCGGCTGATCGACGACCTGTGCGCGCGGGGCACCGCGGACCTCGTCGCCGACTTCTGCGAACCGCTCCCGGTGCTCGTCCTCGCCCGCCTGATCGGCTTCCCCGACGAGGAGGGCGCCGCGATCGCCCGGGTGCTGAAGGACCTGGCGGACGGCGGCCCCGAGGCGCAGAGCGCCCATCTGCGCTTCGGTGAGCACATGGCGCGGCTGCTCGCCGCCAAGCGGGCCGAGCCGGGGGACGACGTGACCACCCGGATGCTCGACTTCCCGGAGGAATTCACCGACGAGGAGTACACCCTCGACCTGATGGCCGTCACGGCCGCCGGGTACCTGCCCACCGCCGACTGGATCAGCAACTCCGTGCGGCTGATGCTCACCGAGGACGAGTTCGCCGACTCCATGGCCGGCGGCCGGCGCAGCATCGGCGAGGCCATGAACGAGGTGCTGTGGGAGGACACCCCCACCCAGATCCTCGCCGGCCGCTGGGCCGCGCGCGACACCGAGCTGGGCGGGCGGCGCATCCGGGCCGGGGACATGCTGCTGCTCGGGCTCGGGGCCGCCAACACCGACCCGCTGATCCGCCAGGGCATGTCCGGGGGCGGCCTCGCCCAGGGCGGCAACGGCGCGCATCTGGCCTTCAGTCACGGCGAGTACCGGTGCCCCTTCCCGGCCCAGGAGATCGCCGAGATCATCGCCAGGACCGGCATCGAGGTGCTGCTCGACCGGCTGCCGGACCTCCGGCTCGACGTCCCGGCCGAGGACCTCGTCCGACGGCCCTCCGCCTTCCTCCGCGGCACCACCGCGCTCCCCGTCCGGTTCACCCCCGTACGCACGACAGGAGACCTCTCGTGA
- a CDS encoding phospholipase C, phosphocholine-specific, translating to MAELNRRRLLKLAGGSVALTALSSSIARAASLPARGSTGTIEDVEHIVVLMQENRSFDHYFGTMKGVRGYGDPRPVTLPSGKPVWHQADAVGKEVLPFRPPADKLGLQFLQDLNHDWAGGHRAFNKGAYDQWVPAKTATTMAHLTREDIPFHYALADAFTVCDAYHCSFIGSTDPNRYYLWTGYTGNDGAGGGPELGNDEKGYGWTTYPERLEQAGVSWKVYQDIGDGLDAAGSWGWIGDAYRGTYGDNSLLYFNSYRDAEPGDALYDKARTGSDLKNGGGLLDDLKADIRAGTLPSVSWIAAPEAYSEHPNWPANYGAWYIAQVLDALTSDPEVWGRTALFITYDENDGFFDHVVPPYVPSGPAQGLSTVDTAADYFPGDARYAAGPYGLGQRVPMTVVSPWSTGGYACSEVFDHTSVIRFMERRFGVHEPHISPWRRAVCGDLTSAFDFGRTDASAPGLPSTAAYEPPDGDRHPDYVPVPPATGAVPPQEPGSRPTRPLPYAPFVDGTADASAGTFRLTFGGGPGAGAQFLVTSGNRTDGPWTYTAHAGASVADTWNTAYSKGVTDLTVHGPNGFLRSFRSPGKAAGPEVTVRHNAATGALEVTLTHTGTGSVRLTLRSAAAYGGAVQTVTVGAGATVRRTLDLRRSRRWYDVTVTSDADDTFLRRFAGHVETGEPGVSDPGLRTG from the coding sequence ATGGCAGAACTGAACCGCCGCCGGCTGCTGAAGCTCGCCGGGGGCAGCGTCGCCCTCACCGCCCTGTCGAGCAGCATCGCCCGCGCCGCGTCCCTTCCGGCGCGGGGCAGCACGGGCACCATCGAGGACGTCGAGCACATCGTCGTCCTGATGCAGGAGAACCGTTCCTTCGACCACTACTTCGGGACGATGAAGGGCGTACGCGGCTACGGCGACCCGCGTCCCGTCACGCTGCCCAGCGGGAAGCCGGTGTGGCACCAGGCGGACGCGGTGGGCAAGGAGGTGCTGCCGTTCCGGCCGCCCGCCGACAAGCTGGGCCTGCAGTTCCTCCAGGACCTGAACCACGACTGGGCGGGCGGCCACCGGGCGTTCAACAAGGGGGCCTACGACCAGTGGGTGCCCGCCAAGACGGCCACCACGATGGCCCACCTCACCCGGGAGGACATCCCCTTCCACTACGCGCTCGCCGACGCGTTCACCGTCTGCGACGCGTACCACTGCTCCTTCATCGGGTCGACCGACCCCAACCGGTACTACCTGTGGACCGGGTACACCGGCAACGACGGCGCCGGCGGCGGGCCCGAGCTGGGCAACGACGAGAAGGGGTACGGCTGGACCACGTACCCCGAGCGGCTGGAGCAGGCCGGGGTGTCCTGGAAGGTGTACCAGGACATCGGTGACGGGCTGGACGCCGCCGGCTCCTGGGGCTGGATCGGTGATGCGTACCGGGGCACCTACGGGGACAACTCGCTGCTGTACTTCAACAGTTATCGCGACGCCGAGCCCGGCGACGCCCTGTACGACAAGGCCCGCACCGGGAGCGACCTCAAGAACGGGGGCGGTCTGCTGGACGACCTGAAGGCCGACATCCGGGCCGGGACGCTGCCCTCGGTGTCCTGGATCGCCGCGCCCGAGGCGTACAGCGAGCACCCCAACTGGCCCGCGAACTACGGCGCCTGGTACATCGCGCAGGTGCTGGACGCGCTCACCTCGGACCCGGAGGTCTGGGGGCGTACCGCCCTGTTCATCACGTACGACGAGAACGACGGCTTCTTCGACCACGTCGTGCCGCCGTACGTCCCGTCCGGGCCCGCGCAGGGACTGTCCACCGTGGACACCGCCGCTGACTACTTCCCCGGCGACGCGCGGTACGCGGCGGGACCCTACGGGCTCGGCCAGCGTGTGCCCATGACCGTCGTCTCGCCGTGGAGCACCGGCGGCTATGCCTGCTCCGAGGTCTTCGACCACACCTCCGTCATCCGGTTCATGGAGCGGCGTTTCGGTGTGCACGAGCCGCACATCTCGCCCTGGCGGCGGGCCGTGTGCGGCGACCTCACCTCCGCGTTCGACTTCGGGCGTACGGACGCCTCGGCTCCCGGGCTTCCGTCCACCGCCGCCTACGAGCCCCCGGACGGCGACCGGCACCCCGACTACGTGCCGGTGCCGCCCGCCACCGGAGCGGTGCCGCCCCAGGAGCCGGGCTCACGGCCCACCCGCCCCCTGCCGTACGCGCCGTTCGTCGACGGCACCGCCGATGCGTCCGCCGGGACCTTCCGGCTCACCTTCGGCGGGGGCCCCGGGGCGGGCGCCCAGTTCCTCGTCACGTCCGGCAACCGCACGGACGGCCCCTGGACGTACACCGCCCACGCGGGCGCGTCGGTCGCGGACACCTGGAACACCGCGTACTCGAAGGGCGTCACCGACCTCACCGTCCACGGGCCGAACGGCTTCCTGCGCTCCTTCCGCAGCCCCGGGAAGGCGGCCGGACCGGAGGTGACGGTGCGTCACAACGCCGCCACGGGGGCCCTCGAAGTCACCCTCACCCACACCGGGACCGGGTCGGTGCGGCTCACCCTGCGCAGCGCCGCCGCCTACGGGGGCGCGGTGCAGACGGTCACCGTGGGCGCGGGCGCGACCGTCAGGCGCACCCTCGACCTGCGCCGGAGCAGGCGCTGGTACGACGTCACGGTCACGAGCGACGCGGACGACACCTTCCTGCGGCGCTTCGCCGGGCACGTGGAGACGGGCGAGCCCGGGGTGAGCGATCCGGGGCTGCGGACGGGGTGA
- a CDS encoding SAM-dependent DNA methyltransferase, which yields MSVTASSRTRTPDGPRADRLRRGVRAALITLGTGFLRHPANAALRETADAHALYDALLRLVYRLLVVFVAEDRDALLLPDASDHARERYAAHFSSARLRALARERRGPEHGELYAALRTVLDALGNADGRPDLGLPGLGGIFDATEADAPLHGLALSDAHLLTAVRHLTPAPDPGTRRPRTVDDRGPEAGELGSVYESLLQLVPRIDATDRTFALVGLPGNTRRTTGSYYTPSALVECLLDAALDPVLDAAVARGERAATATAAADPSEVVVRELLSLTVCDPACGSGHFLVAAARRIAARVAAVRTRTAVPAPEAVREALHEVVARCVHGVDLNPMAVDLAKVSLWLEILEPGRPLGFPDTRVKHGNALIGATPGLLRHGIPDAAFQPAEGDDRGYARALKRRNRAERAVSCGEVDRPADDGHARHVADAWCAAFLWRRTADAPPPVTDAVLRNLRDAPRATHEEIVRLRRKYGFFHWHLEFPEVFPDGSGDGTGGFDCVLGNPPWERIKLQEQEFFAQHDPEIAAARTAAARKRLIAALREDPDRAALHAGFEAAKRRAEGASRFLRNAGRYPLTGRGDINTYAVFAEAVRALTGPRGRTGVIVPTGIATDATTQYFFKDLVLTGALAALYDFENAAPVFPDVHRSFKFSILSMTGRALREPAARFAFFLRDPAELCDEGKAFTLTPEEITLLNPNTGTCPVFRSRRDAEITLGVYERVPVLVEEGDPGRNPWGVTFATMLHMANDSHRFRTREELTATGWQPSANTFVHGDRAMLPLYEAKMVDAYNHRAADVVKSATAVKRQNQPAYLTADAWTSASRLAVPGNWVDRADTPPDAPPGWLAFLRISSPTNQRTMISAILPRAAIGDSVFLLRTRTSRDAVALVAHFNSFVYDYLTRQKAAGLNLSFFYIRQLPVPAPETVRRHMDFLTPRVLELTYTAHDMSPFAADLGDTGAPFRWDESRRGRIRAELDAFFLHLYGIGRADAGHILDTFPIVRRKDEARYGGYRTKDLILADYDRMAAGGVGPGGTYTSTLLPPPGQGARHTCPTPVAAPAPPGT from the coding sequence ATGTCCGTCACCGCCAGCAGCCGGACCCGGACACCGGACGGGCCCCGCGCGGACCGGCTCCGCCGGGGCGTGCGCGCCGCCCTCATCACCCTGGGCACCGGCTTCCTGCGCCACCCCGCCAACGCGGCCCTGCGCGAGACCGCCGACGCCCACGCCCTGTACGACGCGCTGCTGCGCCTCGTCTACCGCCTCCTGGTCGTCTTCGTCGCCGAGGACCGCGACGCCCTGCTGCTCCCGGACGCGAGCGACCACGCCAGGGAGCGGTACGCGGCGCACTTCTCGTCGGCCCGCCTGCGCGCCCTCGCCCGCGAGCGGCGCGGCCCGGAGCACGGGGAGCTGTACGCGGCCCTGCGGACCGTGCTGGACGCCCTCGGAAACGCCGACGGCCGCCCCGATCTGGGCCTGCCCGGTCTCGGCGGCATCTTCGACGCCACGGAGGCCGACGCCCCGCTGCACGGCCTGGCCCTGTCCGACGCTCACCTGCTGACCGCGGTGCGCCACCTCACCCCGGCCCCGGACCCGGGCACGCGCCGCCCCCGTACGGTCGACGACCGCGGCCCGGAGGCCGGGGAACTGGGCTCCGTCTACGAATCGCTCCTCCAGCTCGTCCCCCGGATCGACGCGACCGACCGGACTTTCGCGCTGGTCGGGCTGCCCGGCAACACCCGGAGGACGACCGGCTCCTACTACACCCCGTCGGCGCTCGTCGAGTGCCTGCTCGACGCCGCCCTCGACCCGGTGCTGGACGCCGCTGTCGCACGCGGTGAGAGGGCGGCCACCGCGACGGCCGCCGCCGATCCGTCCGAGGTGGTCGTCCGGGAACTGCTCTCGCTCACGGTGTGCGACCCCGCGTGCGGCTCCGGCCACTTTCTGGTGGCGGCGGCCCGCCGCATCGCCGCACGGGTCGCCGCCGTACGGACACGCACCGCCGTACCCGCCCCGGAAGCGGTCCGCGAAGCCCTCCACGAGGTCGTCGCCCGCTGTGTCCACGGCGTCGACCTCAACCCGATGGCGGTCGACCTGGCCAAGGTGTCGCTGTGGCTGGAAATCCTGGAACCGGGCCGGCCGCTGGGCTTCCCGGACACCCGCGTCAAGCACGGCAACGCCCTGATCGGCGCCACGCCCGGTCTGCTGCGGCACGGCATCCCCGACGCGGCGTTCCAGCCCGCGGAAGGCGACGACAGGGGGTACGCCAGGGCCCTGAAGAGGCGCAACAGGGCCGAGCGGGCCGTCTCGTGCGGCGAGGTGGACCGGCCGGCGGACGACGGGCACGCGCGGCACGTCGCCGACGCCTGGTGTGCCGCGTTCCTGTGGAGGAGGACGGCGGACGCACCGCCGCCGGTGACCGACGCGGTCCTCCGTAATCTGCGGGACGCGCCCCGGGCCACGCACGAGGAGATCGTGCGGCTGCGGAGGAAGTACGGGTTCTTCCACTGGCACCTGGAATTCCCCGAGGTGTTCCCCGACGGCTCCGGGGACGGCACCGGCGGCTTCGACTGCGTCCTGGGCAACCCGCCGTGGGAGCGCATCAAGCTCCAGGAGCAGGAGTTCTTCGCCCAGCACGACCCGGAGATCGCCGCCGCCAGGACCGCCGCCGCCCGCAAACGCCTGATCGCCGCGCTGAGGGAGGACCCGGACCGCGCCGCACTGCATGCCGGGTTCGAGGCGGCCAAGCGCCGGGCGGAGGGCGCGAGTCGCTTCCTGCGCAACGCGGGGCGGTACCCGCTCACCGGGCGCGGCGACATCAACACGTACGCCGTCTTCGCCGAGGCGGTCCGTGCGCTGACCGGCCCGCGCGGCCGGACGGGCGTCATCGTGCCCACGGGCATCGCCACGGACGCCACGACCCAGTACTTCTTCAAGGACCTGGTGCTCACGGGCGCGCTGGCAGCCCTGTACGACTTCGAGAACGCAGCGCCCGTCTTCCCGGACGTCCACCGCTCGTTCAAGTTCAGCATCCTGTCCATGACCGGGCGCGCCCTGCGCGAACCGGCCGCGAGGTTCGCCTTCTTCCTCCGCGATCCGGCCGAACTGTGCGACGAGGGGAAGGCGTTCACCCTCACACCCGAGGAGATCACCCTCCTCAACCCCAACACGGGCACCTGCCCCGTCTTCCGCTCCCGCCGCGACGCCGAGATCACCCTCGGCGTCTACGAGCGGGTCCCGGTCCTGGTCGAGGAGGGCGATCCGGGCCGCAACCCGTGGGGCGTCACCTTCGCAACGATGCTCCACATGGCCAACGACTCGCACCGCTTCCGCACCCGCGAGGAGCTGACGGCCACCGGCTGGCAGCCGTCCGCGAACACCTTCGTCCACGGGGACCGGGCCATGCTGCCGCTGTACGAGGCGAAGATGGTCGACGCCTACAACCACCGCGCGGCCGACGTGGTGAAGAGCGCCACCGCCGTCAAACGCCAGAACCAGCCCGCCTACCTGACGGCCGACGCCTGGACCTCCGCATCCCGCCTCGCCGTACCCGGCAACTGGGTGGACCGGGCCGACACCCCGCCCGACGCCCCGCCCGGCTGGCTCGCCTTCCTCCGCATCAGCAGCCCCACCAACCAGCGCACCATGATCTCCGCGATCCTGCCGCGCGCCGCGATCGGCGACTCCGTCTTCCTGCTGCGCACCAGGACCTCACGGGACGCCGTCGCGCTCGTGGCCCACTTCAACTCCTTCGTCTACGACTACCTCACCCGCCAGAAGGCCGCCGGGCTCAACCTCAGCTTCTTCTACATCCGCCAACTCCCCGTGCCGGCGCCCGAAACCGTCCGCCGCCACATGGACTTCCTGACCCCGCGCGTCCTGGAACTCACCTACACCGCCCACGACATGAGCCCCTTCGCCGCCGACCTCGGAGACACGGGCGCCCCGTTCCGCTGGGACGAGTCCCGCCGGGGCCGGATCCGCGCCGAACTCGACGCGTTCTTCCTCCACCTCTACGGAATCGGCCGCGCGGACGCCGGCCACATCCTGGACACCTTCCCCATCGTCCGGCGCAAGGACGAGGCGCGGTACGGGGGTTACCGCACGAAGGACCTGATCCTCGCCGACTACGACCGCATGGCCGCCGGCGGCGTCGGACCGGGCGGAACGTACACCTCCACGCTCCTCCCGCCGCCCGGCCAGGGGGCCCGGCACACCTGCCCCACCCCGGTCGCCGCCCCCGCTCCGCCCGGAACCTAG
- a CDS encoding alpha/beta hydrolase, which translates to MPTQTSPPQPPAEATVRLRFHTVHGYRRAYRIAGHGPAILLIHGIGGSSATWEHLIPVLARNHTVIAPDLLGHGASDKPRADYSVAAYANGIRDLLGVLGVDRVTLIGHSLGGGVAMQFAYQFPEHTDRLILVSAGGVGREVTKVLRAVSLPGADLLLSLLSLPGMRGRMGLITGLMKLLDTDLGQDAGEMLNVVDALPDATSRAAFIATLRSVVDWKGQMITMLDRCYLAAGMPTQLVWGSRDSVVPVRHAHRAHAAMPGSRLEIFEGAGHFPFHADPDRFCALVDDFISTTTPADWSPERWRVLLRKGRPGRTLGVVAAAHQRAVVRDLRLVSERSAT; encoded by the coding sequence CTGCCCACGCAGACCAGCCCGCCGCAGCCGCCGGCCGAGGCGACGGTGCGCCTCAGGTTCCACACCGTGCACGGATACCGCCGCGCCTACCGGATCGCCGGACACGGCCCGGCGATCCTCCTCATCCACGGCATCGGCGGCTCCTCCGCGACCTGGGAACACCTGATCCCCGTACTGGCCCGCAATCACACGGTCATCGCTCCCGACCTCCTCGGCCACGGCGCCTCCGACAAGCCGCGCGCCGACTACTCGGTCGCCGCCTACGCGAACGGCATACGCGACCTCCTGGGTGTCCTGGGCGTCGACCGCGTCACCCTGATCGGCCACTCGCTGGGCGGCGGTGTGGCCATGCAGTTCGCCTACCAGTTCCCCGAGCACACCGACCGCCTCATCCTGGTCAGCGCAGGCGGGGTGGGCCGCGAGGTCACCAAGGTGCTGCGCGCGGTGTCGCTCCCCGGCGCCGACCTGCTGCTCTCCCTGCTCAGCCTCCCCGGTATGCGCGGCCGGATGGGCCTGATCACCGGCCTGATGAAGCTCCTGGACACGGACCTGGGCCAGGACGCCGGGGAAATGCTGAACGTCGTCGACGCCCTGCCCGACGCCACGTCCCGCGCCGCGTTCATCGCCACGCTGCGCTCGGTGGTCGACTGGAAGGGCCAGATGATCACCATGCTCGACCGCTGTTACCTCGCCGCCGGCATGCCCACCCAGCTCGTCTGGGGCTCCCGCGACAGCGTCGTCCCCGTCCGCCACGCCCATCGCGCCCACGCCGCGATGCCGGGCAGCCGCCTGGAGATCTTCGAGGGCGCCGGACACTTCCCCTTCCACGCCGACCCGGACCGCTTCTGCGCCCTCGTCGACGACTTCATCAGCACGACCACCCCGGCCGACTGGAGCCCCGAGCGCTGGCGCGTACTCCTGCGCAAGGGCCGCCCCGGCCGCACGCTGGGCGTGGTCGCCGCCGCGCACCAGCGGGCGGTGGTCCGCGACCTGCGGCTGGTCAGCGAGCGCAGCGCGACGTGA
- a CDS encoding LacI family transcriptional regulator: protein MVTLAEVAQHAGVSASTVSYVLSGKRSISVATRERVERSIQQLGYHPNAGARALASSRSNIIALMVPLRTDMYVPVMMEIAIAVATTARTHGYDVLLLTGEEGPAAVRRIAGSSLADAMILMDVELHDERLPLLRETDRAAVLIGLPADTTGLTCVDLDFEATGALCVEHLAGLGHREIAVIGEAAAVYERHTGFAERTVDGVRAKAQETGVRVLHRPCEGGYAAMAQTLSRIFDERPGTTGFIVQNEAAVEPLLNLLRQQGRAVPEDVSVVAICPEQVASQASVRLTSVAIPAQEMGRRSVEQVVAKLSGRGTDEVELLAPELTVRESTGPAPV from the coding sequence ATGGTCACCCTGGCCGAGGTCGCGCAGCACGCCGGAGTCTCGGCGAGCACGGTGAGCTACGTCCTCAGCGGGAAGCGCTCCATCTCCGTCGCCACCCGCGAGCGTGTCGAGCGGAGCATCCAGCAGCTCGGCTACCACCCCAACGCCGGGGCCCGCGCGCTGGCCAGCAGCCGGTCGAACATCATCGCGCTCATGGTGCCGCTGCGCACCGACATGTATGTGCCCGTGATGATGGAGATCGCCATCGCGGTCGCCACCACCGCCCGCACCCACGGCTACGACGTCCTCCTCCTCACCGGTGAGGAGGGCCCCGCCGCGGTGCGGCGGATCGCCGGCAGCTCGCTGGCCGACGCCATGATCCTGATGGACGTCGAACTCCACGACGAGCGGCTGCCGTTGCTGCGCGAGACCGACCGGGCCGCCGTGCTCATCGGCCTGCCCGCGGACACCACCGGACTGACCTGCGTGGACCTGGACTTCGAGGCCACCGGCGCGCTCTGCGTGGAACACCTGGCCGGTCTCGGGCACCGTGAGATCGCCGTCATCGGTGAGGCCGCGGCGGTGTACGAACGGCACACCGGGTTCGCCGAACGCACCGTCGACGGCGTCCGGGCCAAGGCGCAGGAGACCGGGGTGCGCGTCCTGCACCGGCCGTGCGAGGGCGGATACGCGGCGATGGCGCAGACGCTGTCGCGGATATTCGACGAGCGCCCCGGCACCACGGGCTTCATCGTGCAGAACGAGGCGGCGGTCGAACCGCTGCTCAACCTCTTGCGGCAGCAGGGCCGGGCCGTGCCCGAGGACGTGTCGGTGGTCGCGATCTGCCCCGAGCAGGTGGCCTCCCAGGCCTCCGTGCGGCTCACCTCCGTCGCCATACCGGCCCAGGAGATGGGGCGCCGCTCCGTCGAGCAGGTTGTCGCCAAGCTCTCCGGCCGGGGCACGGACGAGGTGGAGCTGCTGGCGCCCGAGCTGACGGTGCGCGAGAGCACCGGGCCCGCCCCGGTGTGA